TGCCCAGGCAGATCGGGCGCGTAGACGCGATAACGACTTAACAGCGGCTGAAGCTCGGCCAGAAGAAACGCGGCTCCGGTCCGCATCGCATGCAGCACCACAAGCGGCGGGCCATCTTCCGGTCCGGTGATCAAAACGTGGTTTTCACCAAACCGAGTCGGCACCGAAATGGCTTCTACCGGGCGGTCGACCTTCGCCAAAAAGCGAGCATACCACCCCTCAAGCCGCTCGCGTCCCTCCGGCGTTTTGCAAAGTTGTGATTTCACAGTGTGTCACGCATTCGTAGAATTATCGAACACTTTGCTTCCAACGCTTCTGCTTAGTTGGTGAGTGTTCCGCTGGCAATCCGGGACTCGATCATCTTGGAATAGGCATTGAAATCAAATCCCGACTCAGGCGAGTTATAGATAAGACGGCCGAAGCTGGCATCGAGATCTGCAAGGTAGTTGCCATCGTCGCCATAGTATGCGGAAGCGAACGAATTACCCTCGTCGTTAAAATCTTCGTCGGTCAATTTGCCGTCGCAATTCTTAAAAAGAAAGTCCGTTCCGGACGTCTTTCCTGAAATCACATCCTCCACCTCTTCTGGCTCTTCCGACGTATGCAATTCGCCTGCCCAACCTATAACAAAACAGAAACGGAGAAACAATCCGATATGGACACCACCATATTCTTCCGGTGAGTCCTCTGGAAACCCTTCTCCGCCGTAATGCCAACTCGCATCGTCGTATTTCATGAGATATGCCGTGTTACGTTTGAATGGTATTACTTTTCACCGTCCTATCGTACAGTGGCTGAGAACGAAATCTAGTTGTCCAGAAATGAGAGGTGAAATGGTTTCACGCGTAAACTCTCCTGCTGGCAAGGTGACAGTGAAGCAGTCTATCGTTAAACTTCGATCTGTTCGACTACGAGCGTTTGATCATCGTAAGGACCATTGCCAACGGGGCCTTGTCTTACCGGTCAGAATGTTTTGGAGTGAGGCGGCCTAAATAACACGATTCAATGTGATGTGTGCGTTGCTTCTCGCTCTGTGCAGTAGCAACGTAATATTGCCATGATGCATCCGTTAGTCAGACGAGGAGGGGGCTCTGCATCCGACTTAGGGAACGCCAGATTCTATTAAAGCTTTCGTGACGGATTATCGAAGTGCAAGTACTTGATTGAAGATAAATGACCAATGGATATTCTCGATTGGATACTTCGTAACTGTCCTGGAAGGGTGGAAACCCTAGCTGATCGAATAGAGGTATTTCATGATAACGGCGATCACTCGACGCTTTGGTGTTGCAATGACGAAGCTGGGATTCAACAGCTAAGAGCTCTAGGTAGCGTATACTCTCGCTTTGATGGTGCCGACTTGTTTTCGAGTACGTTCAAGTTTGCCTCGTCCTCTGTGCCTCGCGTCAAGGGCGGCGTGACAATGACGTTTACTCTCGGCCAACTCATAAGGGAAGTCGAGTCGATTGGCTGTAAGTTTCCAAGAACATCTGTTCCGTTTATGTACCAGGCCGGGATCGGCTACTATGCAGTAGATTCTCGTTCGGGACGCATTTACGAATTTGACTCCGAGACGGGTGATTATGATGAATACGAATCGCTTGAACAACTTCTCGACGATTGGCTTTCCGCAATACGCTGATGTATCAAAAGGCTTAGGACGCCGAGTTTGTAAAGTATTACGAAGATTTGGGAAGCTCAAAGAATCTGTATGTTCCCTTGCAGTCGCGTAAGATTGCCACCACTATGAAACCGTGTTCCGTCTGCTCATGATCTTCACCATCAGGCCTAAACGACCATGCTAAGAAAACTCATCTTGATTCCGTTGTTTACGGTGCTGATTGCCGTTGCTTGCGGTCGATCGAACTTCAACTCGGCGCAGGACAAAGCTGCCCTGGCGAACGAGTCGAAAGAACCGCCGGTGAAGTACGTGTTGAAGATGGGGGATCAGGAGATCGCAATTCAGGAAGGGAAAGCGGTTCAACTTGAAGGGACGTTTACTGATCCCGAGATCACGTTAACAGCGGAACCACATCGCGTGTTTCCTTACCAGGGAATCTCCTTCAAATATCCGCGCGCGTTTACCTTCGAGGCCGATCTGGGTGATGAAACGTATAAGAACTGGACCTTGTCCGGAAACGATTTCAAGATCATGTATTTTGTGATGGAGGATCCGCTTACACCAGAAGCGTTTTCCGAAAATCTGGTGAGCGAGTTTGGCGAAGAGAACTGCACCGTGGAAAAGGCGTCTCCTCTGCCCTTCGGCAGCAAACAACTGTCTGGCATCACGCTCCATGCGAGTATTGTTGGCAACCCCATCGTGATGGACATCTACGCGATTCCGCACTCCGATCGTCGAACCAGACTCCTGGTGCTGCAAGATAACATCGACGACGTCGGAGAACGTTCCGCCGAAGGTAAAAGTACCCTCCGCCTGATCGAGGAGTCCTCGCAATTGCAACCGTGATTGACGGGTTTCATAGGAAACGACGAGAGTGGTCTCAGCAGTTGTCGGACAACCAATGAGCAGATCGCGGGTCGATGCGAATGCTTCGTAATTGGGTGAATTCATTCCGCCAGGTAGGCGAGTCCTCGAAATGGATCGCTCAATCCCCCGGTCTCAGTACCCAATCACCACCCCCGGCGCGAAACCGACACAATTCTGCGCAATCGAGAGTTTTCTGGCGTTTGTTGCTCAGGTAGACTGCGGCTATCCCCGCTCCCCATCATGCTGCTGCGACTGACCCCCTCTGACTTCCCCTGGGAGAGCTTGCTCATGGCCTTTGCCTGGTTTCGGATTGCGTTGGTTACCCTTGGCATGCTGACGACATGGCAGACTTGTTTTGCCGAGGAGGCGCCGTTGGATAAGGCTCAGCAGTTGGAACTGACCGGCGACTTTCAACAGGCCGAAGCGGTTCTCGACGCAGCGCTGGCTCAGTCCGATCTTTCGTCCGAAGAACGTTACGAGTTGATCTACGAAAAGGATCGCCTGTTCCGAATTCGTCGCGACTTTGCTCTGACCCGCGACCAGCTGCAGGAAAAGATCTTGGCAGGCGTGAAGGATGCTACCTCGGACGAGTTTGCCACCTGGGTCGATGAAGGTCGGTTCGATTACCGCGACATCGACGGCAAACGGCTGTACATGGGATCGAGCGTGCGGAATCTCTTCTATCGCGATCCAAAGCTGGAACATCGCCGCAAAATTCCTGCTGACGAAGCGGACGTTCAACGGTTGCGGCTGAACCTGACGCGGCAGATTCGGGCCGCCACCAAAGCGGCGAAGTCACCCTATGTGATGACCAAGCAGTTTGATATCGAATTCACCGGAACCGTCTACGCCGACGCTGTGCCCGCTGGCAGCACGATCAAGGCCTGGTTGCCGATCCCACGCAGCTTTCCTTTTCAGCGTGGCTTTCAGTTGATCTCCAGTTCGCCACAGCCAGTCGAAATCGCTCCGGCCGATAGCCCGCTGCGCTCGGCCTATTTCGAGCAGAAAGCGACCGCCGGCGAGCCGACCAAGTTCAAGCTGCACTTCACCTTTCAGCACGACGCAATCCGCTTTGAGATCGATCCGAAGGCCGTAACGCCGTTTGATGGGGCCGATGCCGAGATCGCTCGCTTCGTGCAAGAGGGGCCGCATATCGAGTTCACACCCGAGCTGATCGCCTTATCGAAAGAAATCGTCGGCGACGAGACCAATAAGGCGATCATTGCCAAGAAGATTTACGATTGGATCTCGGTCAACATCCAGTACAGCCTGGCGATCGAGTATTCGACGATTCGCAACTTGAGTGACTACTGCCGAGCGAATCGCTACGGTGATTGTGGTCAGGAAGCGATGCTTTACATTGCTTTGTGTCGCGTGAATGGGATTCCGGCACGGTGGCAGTCTGGCTGGAATTTATTCCCGGGGCGGCTCAACATTCACGACTGGTCCGAGATTTACCTGGCCCCGTACGGCTGGGTTCCGGTGGACGTCTGCTACGGGATCACGGCTCTGCAATCGATGAACTACCTTAGCGATAGCGAGCGGCAGGAAGTGGCTGACTTCTATTTTGGCGGCCTCGAACCATACCGTATGGCCGCCAACAGCGATCACTCGCAAAAGCACACGCCGGCCAAGCTTGCTCCGCCATCCGATACGATCGACTTCCAGCGGGGGGAATACGAGGTGGGCAACACGAATTTGTACTACGACAAGTTCACGTACGACTTCGATGTGAAAGAGATCACCCCAACCACGACCGCCAGCACCACGGCGGCTTCGGTGAAGTAACCAAGCGGAATTGACTAGGGGACTGGCCTTTTCCTGGTCCAAATCCCTCAGCACCCGAGCCCAGCTCCGCTGCCGACGCTTCGTCAGCAGGGGAGCAAACCTCCGACAAGAGGTGTCTCTGCTAAGCTTTCTACTTTTCTGTACTCTTCTCTAGGTCCGCAAGGTGTCAGCTTGCTTGCGGACGGATTGCGCTGCGATGGGAGATCTAAGTCTTCGTCCGCGGTACGCGAAGGGCCCATTGAAAGCGAAGTGGAACGAGGCCCCTCGCGTTTCTTACAACAAAGCGTTCATTGAAGAATGGCTTGTCAACTTTCAACGGAAGGATGGCAAACCGATGTTCGTACGTCTTTCCGATCGCGGGGAAGATTTTGGATACTCGGTTGCATCCAGCGCAATTCGATTGGCCGATTTCACTCCTTCTCGATCGATCTGGATCAAAAGGTAGCCAAAGCCGGGGCCAAATGTTTGGGTGCAGTTCAGCATCATACGGACATCCCCCTTGGCATCGAGCTCCAGTCGAGCGATACCGAGCGAGTTAGGACCTGAGACGCTTGCCACCAGGACGATGTGCTTATCGAAGTCGATCTCTGGTACTTCTTCCGTCGGACGCCACGCCTGCCACAAGTTCGCCCAGGCGTCGCGGTCGATGATAGCCCGCGAGGGAGGAATCAACTCTCGGTGACGGTTAGCGGTCCGCTGAACCCCACGCCACGTCTCGATCGGCTCGATCGATTTGGCTGGCACCGGTGGGCTGGTGGCGAAAAGGGTGCTGCTACACATAAGAAATAGAACGAGCGAAGTGGTTATTGGACGAATCATGGGTGAACTCCCTGGTCGTTTGATGGTTGGGACAAAACCTGAGACGAACGATCCAATGCCAGGGATTTCAATTTGTTCCGATAATTGCTTGTTCTCTGGCAAACCAGGTCGGCATCGCCTGAGAATTCACCCTATTTTCTTTTCACGACGCTTGGCCGAGACGATAGATAGTTAACAGTCGCCCAGTGTCTTTGCTCTGCAAGCCGAGACACATATTGGGCACAATGGTCGACCTGACGGGTTAGGGAGTTGGTGCGGAAGGGAACGGTTGCATGGCGGATTTTCAACTGAACTGCGAAGGTATGAATTGCCCGATGCCGATTGTCGAGCTGACTCGGGCTTCCCGCGCTCATTCTTCTGGGCAGACGATTGAAGTGACCGCCACCGATTTGGCGTTTCGTCCTGACGTGGAAGCCTGGGCCCGGCGGATGGGGCACACCATCGAGAGTTTCGAGGAAGAAGACGGAATCCAACGCGCGATCATTGTGTTGGGATAAATCAATCCTTCAGGGGCAAAGGATATAAGATGTCAGACGCTGCGCAGAACGTAGTCGTGATCCTCACGGTCGGAAAATCGGACAACGGCAAGAACGCAACATTGGCGTTCTCGTGTGGACTCTCGGCGTTAGCGATGGGCTATTCGGCCAGTGTGTTTCTGACAAGCGACGGGGCTGTGTGGGGTTACCGCGGTAGCGCCGCAGGGATTACGGTCCAGGCATTTCCACCTTTGACCGATTTGATCCAACAATTCCAAGAAGACGGCGGACGGATCATCCTGTGCTCGGTTTGCCATCGCACATGCAGCATCGGCAGTCCCGAAGACATGCCGACCAGCGAGAAGTTACCTGGCACTGAAGTGGGCGGATTCGCCACGATCATCGAACTGGCCGTCAATGGAACGTCGATCACCTTCTAGCATGTTGCCTCAAGACGACGCGTTACCGGATGGGACGGTAAGTGCCGAGCCATTGCTCGTAAGCGGCCGCGTTCATTGGCTTGCCGAAGTAGTAGCCCTGCAATTGATCGCAGCCTGCTTCGGTAAGGATGTCAGCTTGCTCCTCGCATTCGACCCCTTCTGCAACCACGTTCAAGCCAAGTCCTTTCCCTAAGGCGGCAATGGAGCGAACAATGGCTCGCGACTGGGAATCCCAGATCACATCACGCACGAACGACAAGTCGATCTTCAGCGTGTCGATTGGGAAACTCTTCAAATAACTGAGCGAGGAATAGCCGGTACCAAAGTCATCGATCGCTACGCGGAAGCCCAGTTGTTTCAGCTGATTGATCACCGACACGGCGTAGCTCACGTCTTCCATCACCGCGTATTCGGTGATTTCCAACTCGAACCAATCGGCCTGACTGTTGGTTCGTTCCAAGGTAGCCAACACCTGTTCGACGAAACGCGGATGGCGTAGTTGATGCGCCGAGATGTTGATCGCGATCAGGGGCGAATTGCCTTGACCGTTCCACTGGCATGCTTGTAAGACCGCTTGCTCGAACACGATTTCGCCAAGTGGTAAGATCAAGCCAGTTTGTTCCGCCACCGGAATGAAGTTGCAAGGCGGGATGAACTCGCCGGTGCTAGTCTGCCAACGAACTAAGGCCTCGCTGCCCACCGGTAGGCGGGTGATGCTGTCGACCTTCGGTTGATAGTTGAGTTGGATCTCGCCGTCAGCCATCGCGCGACGCAGCTTCGATTGCACGTGGTGTCGCAGTTGAACGACATCTTGCAACCCAGGCGTGAACGATCGCATCCGGTTCTTGCCGGCCGACTTTGCTGCGTACATTGCGATGTCCGCATTGCTCATCAGTATGTCTGCATCGGTACCATCTTTGGGGAAATGCGTCGTGCCGAGGCTCAAGCCGATGACCGCTTCGGTACTCTCCAGATAGAATGGTTCGCGAAACGAAACGAGCAGTTCCTCTAAGATGCGATCGACTTCCTGTGGCTGAGCATCGTTGCCGGTCAGCAGGATTGCGAATTCGTCCCCTCCAAACCGAGCCACAAACGCATGCGAACCGACAGCAGCTTGCAAACGCTTACTAGCCAATTTCAGCAGCATATCTCCGGTCGAGTGACCAGCTGAATCGTTCACATGTTTGAAGTCG
This window of the Blastopirellula marina genome carries:
- a CDS encoding DsrE family protein, whose translation is MSDAAQNVVVILTVGKSDNGKNATLAFSCGLSALAMGYSASVFLTSDGAVWGYRGSAAGITVQAFPPLTDLIQQFQEDGGRIILCSVCHRTCSIGSPEDMPTSEKLPGTEVGGFATIIELAVNGTSITF
- a CDS encoding sulfurtransferase TusA family protein — protein: MADFQLNCEGMNCPMPIVELTRASRAHSSGQTIEVTATDLAFRPDVEAWARRMGHTIESFEEEDGIQRAIIVLG
- a CDS encoding transglutaminase-like domain-containing protein, with amino-acid sequence MAFAWFRIALVTLGMLTTWQTCFAEEAPLDKAQQLELTGDFQQAEAVLDAALAQSDLSSEERYELIYEKDRLFRIRRDFALTRDQLQEKILAGVKDATSDEFATWVDEGRFDYRDIDGKRLYMGSSVRNLFYRDPKLEHRRKIPADEADVQRLRLNLTRQIRAATKAAKSPYVMTKQFDIEFTGTVYADAVPAGSTIKAWLPIPRSFPFQRGFQLISSSPQPVEIAPADSPLRSAYFEQKATAGEPTKFKLHFTFQHDAIRFEIDPKAVTPFDGADAEIARFVQEGPHIEFTPELIALSKEIVGDETNKAIIAKKIYDWISVNIQYSLAIEYSTIRNLSDYCRANRYGDCGQEAMLYIALCRVNGIPARWQSGWNLFPGRLNIHDWSEIYLAPYGWVPVDVCYGITALQSMNYLSDSERQEVADFYFGGLEPYRMAANSDHSQKHTPAKLAPPSDTIDFQRGEYEVGNTNLYYDKFTYDFDVKEITPTTTASTTAASVK